TCAGCCTGGACATATCAGCAAGCTgaagctcctgcacctggagaagACCAGTGAGCACGTGTTGGGCCCAGAAGGGgggcagagcagcctctgctctaaCCAGCTCTGCATCACTGCTACCTCCGAGAGGacggagcagcagcctggggactGCATCAGTGCAGCACGTGGGCACTTGTCCCCTCCAGAGGACAGCCCCCTGGTACAGGGCATCAATGGGCTGCACGTCTCCCTGGACCAGGTGGAAGATAGCAACCGGCTGAAGCGCTCCTTCTCGCTGGACATCAAATCCGTGTCCTGTGCCACGAGCAGCAGCTGCGTGGCCACAGCCGTTCCGGGCTTTTCCTCCTCCGAAGACACCCGGGAGTACTACAAACATGCGGCAGctttggagggcagcagcaagctgtgccagttcTCCCCTGTCCAGGAGGTCTTGGAGCAGACTCCAGAATGCAGCCCTGACAAGGAAAAAGCAAACTCTCCCTCGGAACCCCAGAGCACCTGGCAGCTGGACAGCCAGAGCAAGCGGCAGCACCTGGGGAGAGCCGGTGGCAGTGCCACCACTCAGCGCTCGCTCCTCTACCCCCTACACCGGAGCGGGAGCATGGAAGACAACTACAAAACAAACTTCTTGTTTGGCCTCTCCACCAGCCAGCAGCATTTGGCAAagtctgctgctgggctgggcctCAAGGGCTGGCACTCGGACATCTTGGCTCCTCAGACGTCGGCTGCATCCCTCACCAACAGCTGGTACTTTGCAGCAGAGTCCTCTCGCTTCTACTCTGCCTCAGCCGTCTATGGGAGCAGCGCTGCctactctgcctgcagctgcagccagctgcccaCAGGCTGTGACCAGGCCTGCTCGGTGCGCAGGAGGGCAAAGCAGGCTGATCGAGGTGActccaggaggagctggcatGAGGAAAGCTCTTTTGAAAAGCAGTTCAAACGCAGAAGCTGCCAGATGGAGTTTGGGGAGAGCATCATGTCAGACAACAGATCCAGGGAAGAACTGGGGAAAGTAGGCAGCCAGTCCAGCTTCTCAGGCAGCATGGAAATTATTGAAGTGTCTTGAGGGGCAGCAGGCTTCTGTGACTGTAGtggagctgcctcctcccttcatgcttctcctccagcatttGAGCTGTCCCTGTAAATCTGAAAAGGACAAACTTTGTGCAaacaggtggaggaggagggaagaaatgTTAGGGTTCAGCATGAGCACAGTGACTAGGTTAGCATAGCAAAGAAGTGACAAGTGAGCATCTGCTGGAGGAGCCCCAGATGTATGCTGGGCTTTACTTCTCTttcctggagaagggcagaacactgcacagctctgcccctgatGGAAGCAGCAATCATAAGCAACCAACTTCTCAGTGGTTGCTAAAAAGCAAGCTCTCTTGGCAGACAACCCTTCGCTGGTTCCACTGCAATGTGCTCCTACCCTTCAAAGCTAGTTTTGTTCTCTCCTCCTCATGCCCCATGTTTTCACCGGTGCACCTTAGCCCTGACACTGAGCCAACTTCTGGAGGGAGACCTTTTTCCTCATCAGAAAGGAGACTGGGAGAGATTCCAAAAGAGGTAGGGATTGGTCACGGCAAGGCTGATCTGAGCAGACAGCCCAGGCAAGTGTAAATACTGTTGTAACTATTGTTTTAACTGATGATAGGCTTTAGGTGATTTGCTAGAGAGCTgcttcagagagagaaaaaaaataaatcccaatACCTCAAAATTACAAAAAATAAAGTAGGGcttgctggctgccagctgctggtagTCAATTCAGAAGCAATGTGAACAAGTGACAACTGGCCACGTGCCTTTGGTTTGATGTTCTGGAGCTGTCTACGCACAAGAGTTGCagttggctcagcagcagctcttcaaaTCCCCAGCCCCCCAAGTAAAGCAGGCTGAGGCCTGTTCCCCCAGGCTCTTGAAAGAGAAATGAACAGCGTGGGTGGGTTTACAGCAAagggcagctgctctggctcctAAGCTGCAGTGGAATAGGCAATACTTAGGGTTACGTGCAAGAGAAGTGGCTGGTTCAACaccacagcatcctggcctcgcCACTTTTCAACTCAACAGATGGCTCTTCAAGGCTTGTCTTTCTTCGGTggtgggtggggtttttttccattgtTTCTTGTTTGGGGGTTtcggtttggttgttgttggagtttctttgggttttttttaaagccaaaatttctttggggtgggttttgtcCTTAACTGAGCAGTACCATTAAGCAACTGTTCTCCTTAGATGGTTCCTAAGCCGTGGGTAGAGGCAATTGAagtgcttggggttttttcacCCCAAAATCTTCACTCAGACTGTGGGGACTTGGAGATGGaagcttctccttccttttacTGACTTCATCTAagaaagagaagcctggctggctGTTGAAGGAAAGAGAAACCCTTTAGCATCCTATCTTGTAGTGTGCTGTGAGAAAGGGGGGGGTTTGAGAGCAGACAGCTTcaatgggcagcctgctcacctCCTGTGCTTGCAGCTCCTGGAAGTTGTCCCCTGGCCTGGTACAGTGTCTTGGTTTCTCAGCATGCCAGTGTACCACACGGCTGTAGACCTTTTGCACTGTGCTGCTATGCAGTCCCACGTCCTGGCCCTGGCCAGATGGAGGTGGTGTCATTTTCCTGCTGCCAGTGGGGCTGTGTCGTGGGAGATCAGGCACAGCCCTTCTCGTTTTGAGGAGGTTCCTGTGGtactttggctgctgctgctcaaatTGCTCTATTTGCAGGTTTACAGTCAGGCAGGGGTGGTACCAGTGGCAGACCTTAAAGCTTCAtcccccctgcacccagcacacaccccacccccccaaccgCCTGTCTCATTTCAGTGAAGGCAGCTGAAAACTTACTTTAAATCTCATGTAGCAACCTCCCCCAGGCCAACAGCTTTAAAGAGACTGTCAACAGCAAACTGAAGCCCTAATTCAAGTCACCAGCTTGGGTTCGATTGGtttggcttgtttgttttttttactgtaCGTGTAGCTAGTTTGTGACTCAAATCTCAGGTTTTACTCTGTTGAAAAGTGGAGAAGATTTTTGTCATTGTTTTGTGGCTAGGACGTGACTTTAATTCCCTACAGCACTGAAAGCTACAGCATTGATTAACTTGATCCTAAAAAGTGCAAAAGGCACAGAGAGGCAGCACCAAGAGTAACTGACCCCAGAGGCTGCATTCATGCTGTGTCTGTGATGCTggaagaaggagcaggctgggcaagggagaggtggaCAGCAGACTGGGGAGCATGTCAGGTCTGGGCTGTTATTTAAACACTGCCACTTGTCTCTGTTTACATAAAGGCAAGTCCATGACAGCTGTTTGCAGCATGTACTGACACTTGCTGTGAGTACAGCCCATGTGAACAGGCCTAGCAGTGCTCCCTTCAGCCAGAATTCAGTGAGCATCCACGAGTGGGATTTCCATCAGTCAGTGGGGGCTAACACAAACACTTCCTAGAGGCAGGAACCCAGACTTCCTGCTTTGTGCCCCTTACCTCCACACTTggttccttcccactctctgtACATGCAGAGATGTATGGATGGGGTTGGTTTGGTGAATGGCCTCCTGAGGAActgaagtctgctcttctgGCTCGGGATTTCCCAACACACTTCAGTCATGGAATAAAAGCTGTAGGCTCAGTAACTTTCTTCCAGTAGGAGGATGCCTTAACCCCACATTCTGTACAGGGTGATGCCCTGACTCTTACCTGAATGAGTGTCCTGTAGCTGAACAATGCTGGGAATGGTTTGCAGACGTTTGGAAAGCAAAGTGGAGGATGTGAGGGTGGCAATGTGTACATGTTCCATATGAATATAATGTTCTCTGGTGTATGGAAGCTGCTTCAGTGGTTGAGATGTGAGTTTCTCATCTTGTGTCATGAGCATTACTTGTGTGTTACaatgaaataaaagcagaagTGGTACCTGTTTCTAGACAAAGGCTGAACAAGGAGCCTGTGGTGCCCCTGGCCATGAAGTGGTCTTACCTGCCTGCTCCACAGCTCCCAGGGAGCTTGTCCACAGTGTAGGTGTCTTCTGGAGATGCACGTCTGTTACTGAGCGACACAGACTGGGAAACCATCCTCATCCATTTCTGGTTGTGTTACTGTCCTCTGGCAGGCCATCATCGTTCCTTACCTTCACAACTTCCCTGTCAGACCTGAGTTCATGCACCAGCTGTTAGTATATAAAGTTTTTGAAAAGACAAAAATGATTACTTTGGGGCTGACATCAAGAATTGCCCTTGGAGTGCTCCTCTCCCACACCTTAGGAAGATGAGCTCTGTGATGCCATAGGCGCACTGAGCACCTCAGACCTGCCCAGGCTTTGGAGACCACTGAGTGAGCTTCTCTCCTTTCTGTGTCACGTTTTTGAGGATTAGGCTCATGTCATGAAGTTAAAACCTCCCTGTGGCAGCTGAAGGCAAACCAacagtccccagagaaggagcacAGGCCAGATGAAAAGAGGCTGAAGTTTTGCTACATGCACAAACTGACCCACTCAGGAGATGAGCAAAGGCAGGGTAGAGGCCTTTCAAAGTCAAGCTGCCCAAGGCTACCCAGCTCTAGTTCCTCCTGCAATCCGACAAAGAACTGCTGTCAGGACATGATTTCTGACAGAGAGGTCAGTGTACGGGCACAAAAGAGAAATGAGAAATCATTTGCTGCTTATCTTTAGTCTTCCCACTGAATCTTAGGGAAGCCATCGAGTGCACACGAGGTGCAAGTGCCCTGACAAGAACAGGCAGAGTGCCTCAGACCACAGGGGCTttgtgcagagaggctgcagtctCACACAAGTGTCTGAGTCCATCAGCCTCAAACCCTCTTCACCTCCAGGAGGCTCCCAGCACAGAACAGGTATGCAGCCAGCT
This Pogoniulus pusillus isolate bPogPus1 chromosome 4, bPogPus1.pri, whole genome shotgun sequence DNA region includes the following protein-coding sequences:
- the DUSP16 gene encoding dual specificity protein phosphatase 16; translation: MADEMIGTQLIVAEKLVALLEGGTEKLLLIDSRPFVEYNTSHVLDAININCSKLMKRRLQQDKVLITELIQHSAKHKIEIDCKQEVVVYDQNSKDVTSLSSDCFLTVLLGKLEKNFSSVYLLSGGFADFSSSFPGLCEGKSPLIPTCISQPCLPVSNTGPTRILPHLYLGCQRDVLNKELMQQNDICYVLNASNTCPKPDFIPESHFLRVPVNDSFCEKILPWLDKSVDFIEKAKASNGHVLVHCLAGISRSATIAIAYIMKRMDMSLDEAYRFVKEKRPTISPNFNFLGQLLDFEKKIKTQSSQPGHISKLKLLHLEKTSEHVLGPEGGQSSLCSNQLCITATSERTEQQPGDCISAARGHLSPPEDSPLVQGINGLHVSLDQVEDSNRLKRSFSLDIKSVSCATSSSCVATAVPGFSSSEDTREYYKHAAALEGSSKLCQFSPVQEVLEQTPECSPDKEKANSPSEPQSTWQLDSQSKRQHLGRAGGSATTQRSLLYPLHRSGSMEDNYKTNFLFGLSTSQQHLAKSAAGLGLKGWHSDILAPQTSAASLTNSWYFAAESSRFYSASAVYGSSAAYSACSCSQLPTGCDQACSVRRRAKQADRGDSRRSWHEESSFEKQFKRRSCQMEFGESIMSDNRSREELGKVGSQSSFSGSMEIIEVS